In Gossypium hirsutum isolate 1008001.06 chromosome D01, Gossypium_hirsutum_v2.1, whole genome shotgun sequence, the genomic window GATGAAAAATCTTCAATTTCTATGTTGGCTATCATTTTTAATAGTCGCGAAGATTCTTCATCTCTTTCTTCAAAATGATATGCCAAAGAATGATATGCCAATATTCTTCTTCCATCGGTCCAGAGTctataatatttttgttaaagaaGATAATTGGTTTTAGCTATTAAATCAATCCCAGCTTGGGTTTGATAATAATCTAAATTTTTCTCGTGTTATATCCATAATTGAGTAAGCTGTAGAGCTGCCCCGGAACTCACGACATGACAGCCAATGCAAGCTTGGAATTATAGAGTTTAACACTTATCCGTTTCTcctttatatatattaagatcAATTTGGGTTGTTTAGAAAGCACAGAAAAGAAACACATAAATGGCTGCCTCAAGTGGTCATGTTCGTTCAAGCAGTTTGCCAATCAATACTCATCCACTAGTTGTAAGTGTTGAGGAGCAGTTAACCAGATTGAGGGCATCACAACAAGAAACATCCTCGTCCATGAGCAACAGATTGGGAGGTTTAAAAGAATTGTACCACCGAGTTGATGATTTGTTTCAATTACAGTTTCCCAGAGCTCTTTGTATTGAACATTTAGAGGATGCGTTGGATGGATCTCTTAGAGTATTGGACGCGTGTGGCACCATTAGAGATGTTTTGTCTCGGATGAGGGAGGGTTTGCAGGGACTTGAATCCTCCCTCAGGCGAAGAACTGGCCGTGAATCCTGCTTGGAAGGTGAAATCAGAGCTTATATGGTCACCAggaaagaaatgaataaaatgatcAGAAATTTGAAGGGAATGGACCGGAAATGTAAATCGGTGGTGTTGGACAATGATTCTGAAATGGTGAGTGTGGTGAACATGCTAAGAGAAGCTGAGGAAATTAGCCTTTCAGTGTTTGATTCCCTCTtatcttttcttttgcttccaAAGCTAAGATCAAAGCCTACCGGCTGGCCTATTCTTTCAAAATTATTGCACTCGAGGCGTGCATTGTGCGACCGAATGGAAGCGACTGAAGCCGAGAAACTAGAAGTCGAGTTGAGTCTCTTGAAGTCAAGCAAAGACATCAAACTTGAACAAGTGCAAAAATTATTGAAAGATCTTGAGGCATTTCAAGCTACCATCAAAGAAACAGAAGGGGATTTGGAGTGCATCTTTAGACAACTATTGAAAACCAGAGTCTTCCTTCTCAACATACTAAACCACTAATGACCAACACAATTTTGTAGCATATGATTTTGATCTCAACTGCTAACATACACAGCATGAGAAAAGCAATATATTGGAAATTATTCATCTCCAATTGCCTCTCTTTTTCtgattttttcttattattaatatTCCCATACAAGGGCTAAAAGTCCCAGCCACGCTTGAGATGACCATGGGTTTTATGGATTGGTGAGAAACCGAGTCAATGACCTCTCAGCTAATGGTATGTGATTATTCATCAAAACCATGCGCATGGACTGCATTTACTTCAACTCAATAACGAGCTGTAAAGATTCCATTGCGGCACCACATCGTTTAATTGTTGCATGGAGATCTGCGCAATCTTCATGATTATTACATTACAATGTTGGTTGTCTACTGTCAGGAAGCCATGATAGCTTGCCACTCGtgcatttcattattttattccttaACCAATTCATTTTATGGTGTCGCTCTTATTAATATCCAACCGTACTGTAGTGTAATTTCAGCAACTGTTAACTCAGCTGACTGCtcttcaacatgaacaatatacGACTCTGTTTTCTTATTAGACATTTTAGGTGGCAGACCTTGGCTTTTGGAATTGAtctcataataaaatattacGCCCCCTTGGAGGATGGTCATGATCCCTTTGACCATCCTAAAGGGCCAACTTCCAGTATTCATTTCTATCAGATTGTCTTTCACATAATTGACCCTCTGACAGAACCAACATCCTGACTATAAAGAATTGCTTTAATGGCTGTCATgggaatgaaagaaaaaaaagattccaCTCGTTGGAAGATGCTAAACCATGACCGTAATTGGCGCACTGTCCTGTCATGGAACAAGGTTTTTACGAGCTTGCAATATTATAGTGTGGGCTGTGGCTTCTACATCTTAATGTCTGGGGGGACAAAGTAGCTAATATCCTAATATGCGACACTGATGAAAGAGATGCCTTCTGTTGCCTTCACCTTATATAAAAGCTGCCTCATTGGAATGACTTGATCATCTAACCTTGAATTGTGTGTATTTCAagaaaaacagagaaaaaaaatggaagctCCTATTACAACAATGAAAGCTAAATCCCATGCTCGTTCCAACAGCTTGCCATCCGAATCCCACCCTGTTGTAGCCGCTGTTGAGGACAAACTGCGCCGGTTAAGAGCCTTGGAAGCAACATCATCTTCTCCATCAAGTCTATGTAAGAACTTGGCTACTCTAAAGATGTATGAATGTGCTGATAACCTACTTCAGTTGCAAGCCACCCAGAAGGCTTTCTCAAATGAAAGACGACATGAAATTAGTAGATGATATGTTGGATGGATCTCTTAAGTTATTGGACACATGTAGCTCATCCAAGGACGCTCTTTCTCAGATCAAAGGTTGCGTTCGAGATTTTGAATCGTCCCTCCGCAGGAAGATTCGTTGCAAATCAAGCCTAGTGAATGAGATTAGTGAGTACTTCATCTCAAGGAAACAAGTAAATAAAATTGTTTGCAACTGCTTTGGCAACATGAAGAGGATGCAAAAAAGTAACGCGACGCTCGTGGAGAGAGACAATGACTTGGTGGCCTTGGCGAGCATGCTCAACGAAGTTGAGGCTGTTAGTCTCACAGTGTTCAAGTCCCTATTGTCATTTCTCTACTCCCCAAAATCAAAGCCAGCTGGTTGGTCCTTAGTCTCAAAATTGGTCCAATCCAAGCCCGTATACAAAGAAATAACATAGATAATGGTTTAGAAGCTCTAATTATCAAGAACAAATCAGGCAAAAAAGAAAGCATTGATgtgactgtgactcaagtgcAGAAGACCCTGAAGAATTTGAAGGCCTTCTAATCAACAATTCAAGAACTTGAAGAGGGATTAGAGTGTGGCTTTAGGTGTTTGATTAAAACTAGAATGTCCCTTCTCAACCTACTCAACCATTAATGAAACTAGTGATATCCAACGACAACCCCGATTTTTTTACAAGGGGGCTTGTCTGCAAAAAGCCGTATATTTCTACAGATTGAAAATGTAAATTATGAAGCCAAAGAAGGAATCTTTTCCCCAAAATCTCATCATCAATTACTATTATTACTTCTCAAAATTCTTTTATCCTGAAAACTACTGATCAAAAGACATGAAGAGTAAGAAGTGAGAATGAATCATTTTTATGCTTCGTGTGTAGCACTAAAGTTCAGGATCCAGTCTTTAACATTAGCATTAGACATTGCTACCAAGGCCTTGAAAGGAACTGCCATGCCATCCACTATTTCCCCTGTATTCTCAACATTATCCAACAATACGTGcatataatttttaatacaaatttaagCTCTAATTCTCCTTTAATTGATTTCATGTATTCTCTCTGTTAAACCTGTACAAAGCTCTACTAACATTTGCATTAAATAGCGAGCTTTATATTGAGCTCATGCAGATGAAAGAATACAATGAACCCCTATAGCCAAAATTAGTGAATAATGTCATCTTTGCTACAGCAATGGATTCCCAATGCTGTATGAAGTCTAGCCTCTTAATCTCAATCATGGTCATCGTCTCATTTTGAGGTCGTGGGCATATGAACTAGCATTGAGTCCCGTATACGGCTATACCTATTGAAAGCTTCAGATTTGGGAAAAGCTTGTAGAAAGTGAGTGAAGGGACCATTGTGATTTTAGAGCAACCAAAACCTAAAACCTCCCCTCTCAAATTTCCAGGGAAAAAAATGAGGACCATCCGTGGGCAATAATTGGCATTTTGAGTTCAATTGATCCATAGTTGAAAAACTgaaggaaaaaaacaaaagtaCAATGATCCCGTGATTATAAAAATGAATTGTTGAGGTTGCAAAGTGACAGAAACCAATCTCAGCAATTAAGATTAATTTTATCGAATTtctatacatttttattatttaaaatttataataattattctagtaaaaatataatttactagAACCTTAACAATTTAATCATCCTGGAACATGAAAAGTAAAAGGGCCATGTGGCCTATTGGCGATGGATAAATTCTTGAACAGTCATTAAAGTTTtagctatttttttaattaatttagtcggTTATGTACATAACTAGGAAGTGTTCTTCTTTTGTGTTGtataataacatttttaattttacatgCTTAATCTAATGGTTAGAtcttaatattttcaaaattatatatttataaaaagattcaaaataccaaaaatatataaaaaccagttttccttttcctttccctATTTTTCCTTGCGTTAGGGGAGTGTTATTCTCTGAGTTGGATTCTACTTCTCTTTTTATGGTTACCTTGGGGTAGCAACTGAAGTATTCCCTCTTTAGAACTTGAGCATTAAAAAGAGGGTAAACCGAAAGGGGGTAAAAATTCAAGAAATCCTTACTTTGTCTTGTTGCCAAAGAAAATTCCCCAAAACTCAGATCGACAATGCCTGGTGTATGTGGTGTGTTGGGTCATCCACCGCCTGATTCACCGACATAAAAGCAACAGAGTTTTAAAGCTTTGAATCAAAGGGCTGTGGTAATGGTGGTGGATCCAATTCAGAGTTTTGAAGATTTGAGATAGGTGAGGAAAAGAGAATGTGAACTATAGAATAAATTACTCAACCATTAAACCCAGatttcataaaaagaaaaatcaaaggaTTAAACGGGTGGGGAAGAAAATGGGGTAGAGAGaaaataatgttatattaaataataatttaatttactttttatttaattaaatatgaaatgtctCACGATATCATTCACTAAGAgaatctttttatataaaaatagaaaatatatattatagatattaacaaatattcaacgcatttttttgtatttttttatattttgtaatatataattgttttttatattagttttgtatttttataattatatatattttttaattttttaaaattaggactaaattaacaaaatatgtaaatattgagagataaatttgttaaactttttagaattagaatcaaattgatGGATTGTGCAAATTATTATTATTCGACCCAAAAGAAGGCCATGTGCGGAACATGACCATAAGTTTGTCCAAATTGTTGATTAGATCTAGGACTCAAGACAAATGAAGAAGAATTTGGAGTTTAACACAACCTGAAGTtgaatctaaaaattaaaaaggacAACTATAAAAACAAGCAATAAATGAtagaaaaagaacaagaaatccaaattaaaaattagaaacaaTTAATGACTTTGTATACAATGAATAACCCTTTATACAGACTAGATAAGTACATTAaaattcctaaataacttaaaatatttaaaatatacaatattgagttcatatataaataaaattaagcctaaaaatctaACCCAGtgtgatttaaactcgaattaaaagttTGAAACTCGTAATTTCCGTAATAATCTCGTCCATAAATTATGTTcgcgcagtcttcactaaaacggtcataacttggGCTTTCGAACTCGAAATATAATAATTCAAAGTGCGTTTTGAAAAAAAGAGATAAATCTTCGAATGCTATGGAAACTACTTAACCCAGAAATGCCTGAATGGAATCCAAAAAGTTGTCGCAAGTCAATTGATTCTCCAAACTTAAAAATTGGCAGCttgtttaataaatttcaccccatccgtgcatgtatcacTACGTTAGCATTTATTTTTAGTGACCAAAATATTTTAACGATAGAGTGCCTAAAAAAAAGAAGTTAAGctgacaaaaataattaaattaacaaaaaaggttaagtgactaaaatacaAACAAGTTAAACCTTAAATAATTATCCCATCAATTTAATTCTTGTAATGTTAACAATCCCCTTTATCACAATTCCTTTTGcaattttctcatttattttttttaggctTATTATAAcatttggtacttaaacttgacatatttttttttctaatttggtgcataaactttttgtaacacccctaacctacatcctttgccgaaatagggttacggagtattatcgatcaaacaaacataatttcaagtatttcatatcatataatattaaagacaaaactaatcaaactcatacatattgtctcttattcgagccctcgagacccaaattacgtattagaaacaagtcaggactaattcggaaactcagagaattttttgaaaaataataaaaattttcaaagttgcaaGGTTCATACGGCCATATGGCCAGAATGTACCTTAAATAACAAGTTTATCATTCCCTGCAAGCTTGGACATTAAGCAATTCAAAAATCATTCGTTTAACTTAATCAATACACGATTAAACACacccaaaacatgtcaaaacaatcatcctaggtgtctaaccaatgtaccctcataggtaccacaattatatcataaaacatataaataaaacatcattcaaatccaatttataaacatgccaatttcaatttattttacttattccatttaaacattaacttaaataTGTCATATTATGAcctcaaacataaacacatatttaaatgtatataaccATCCAGtattaacttataatcttattATAATCAACCCACAAAATGATTAATATGTAGAcgccctaggtacatgccaacacaAAAGGAAAAACATCACGTTTGAGTTTGGGACCGTTGTTGGGTGCTGAATCGGCGATCAAAACTTAGTACTtaacctgcgcatggaaaacaaaaccgtacgccgagtaaaactcagtggtatttctataatccgaataattaaaataagaaattacAGTTATACATTTGAAATATACAcacttattaatatttaaatactataacaatcatatcatattccatttgtttcacaatatctcaattctcatacttactatataaatagcttttcataatttatttcacatttcattatacatTTGCAATATCCATTCCACATTCAACTCATGAGTATATAACGTATATATTCCATgtatttgcaacatatttcataatctattttcaattcactatttcacttccatttatcataacattccatttcaataccaattataaaactttattgttcatttacccctattaacactaCTCGAACTCGGACCGATACATGGATCTAActaaaacacaccagtttggcacccagtgcctcatcggataattcgaagtaataagttgacacctagtgtctcatcagctaaaccgaagtaaattggcactcagtgcctcatcgaattaatccgaagtagtaaattgacacccagtgtctcatcgactcgaagtcgaagtaatccctgaactcttccaatcctatggcgtgccatctatatccgactcagcccgatacagttaatagggtttcaattcactttccaaatacaacaaatatccaatattcaaatttcacgttaatatttatttcaattcaaataatcaatatattcataatatatatatattaattcaatcaattcaatcaactttgaattcaattcaatgttaaagtgtcaaatactcacctcaacacttaccatatgcattaaatcataaatacaacaattaataactagtttcggatgatagaaatacaaatcagaaattctgagctattccttgtcgactttatcttttccctttttagtcgagggttTCGGTACGACATTAgttacggaattaaaacaattaaaattcatcaatacaacacaattcaatctcatatttaatattttaatttttactcaatattttcctaaattccaatttagtccctaaatcgagactaattttatttcttcacaatcaatcttatattttcatacaaattccactttagactaGATTTAACTCCTTGATTTCacttaaattcttaaatttcaaatttttctcaatttagtccctattactcaaaatttacaatttattctacaattcaatccttttttatttctaacttaaaaatctatcaatttaatccctaatactaaaattgggtcgggtagtatttaataccagaattctaaaaacataaaaattacaagaaaaaggactaaattgactaaccaattgagcttagaactttgaaaccctaatttttccttctttcttttctttctttttctccgtGTTTTGTTTgactttctctgtttctttctttctttttctatttcctttttcttttttatttatttgttttattataataatataatatattatataataataaaatataattactttaacatttaaggtttatttta contains:
- the LOC107921701 gene encoding uncharacterized protein, translating into MAASSGHVRSSSLPINTHPLVVSVEEQLTRLRASQQETSSSMSNRLGGLKELYHRVDDLFQLQFPRALCIEHLEDALDGSLRVLDACGTIRDVLSRMREGLQGLESSLRRRTGRESCLEGEIRAYMVTRKEMNKMIRNLKGMDRKCKSVVLDNDSEMVSVVNMLREAEEISLSVFDSLLSFLLLPKLRSKPTGWPILSKLLHSRRALCDRMEATEAEKLEVELSLLKSSKDIKLEQVQKLLKDLEAFQATIKETEGDLECIFRQLLKTRVFLLNILNH
- the LOC107921700 gene encoding uncharacterized protein, which translates into the protein MLDGSLKLLDTCSSSKDALSQIKGCVRDFESSLRRKIRCKSSLVNEISEYFISRKQVNKIVCNCFGNMKRMQKSNATLVERDNDLVALASMLNEVEAVSLTVFKSLLSFLYSPKSKPAGKKESIDVTVTQVQKTLKNLKAF